CCCGCAGCCCTCCCTGCGGCGGTTCCCGGACGTCCCGGGCCGCCCGGAGGAAGGGGGGCCCGGTCGGTTAGCCGAGGCGGGCGTGTTCCACTGGTCCGGAGATGACATCTTTGAGTTCCGACCTGCTCGCGACGTGGAGCTTCGCATATACCTGGTAGAGATGTCCCTCAACGGTACGGACGGAAACGTGCATCTCGTCAGCGATCTTCCGGTTGGACGTACCTGCGGCTGCCCGGACCGCCACCTCGGATTCCCGTGCTGTCAACGTCGCGTTCAAAAGTGAGAGCACGCCATTTCTTGGGTTGCCGAACCGGTCCTCCAGGGACTGCTGCGTGCGCTGGGCCATCCTGAGGGAGATGCGGTTGCCGGCGTCGTTGGCACAACTGACCGCTTTCCTGGTCACATCCCTGGCGAAAACTGCATTGCCGGCCGCATCGGCGTCCTTGGACGTTGCCAGCAGTTCCTCGCTGTCGGCGTCCTTCAGCCCTTCCGCAAGCCGGGAGCACAGGCCGGCGAACTGCCCGGTGACCTGGCCCGCGAGATCGCTGAGCTTCTGGCTTGCCTGACGGTCACCCAGCCGGGCCACCGCTGAGAGGAACTGGAGGCCGGTAGCAAGCGCCGAGGCCTCGGTGTCCATGTCGGCTTCCAGCTTCAGTGCGCGCAGGGCCTCAGTCTTTTGGCCGATTTCCGCCTTGGCAGAGAGTTCAAAGTACCGTGTGATGCGGTTCACCAGCCACGGTGCCCGGCGCTGCAGCTCCTCGATTTCCACCAGCAGGGCACCCGCTTTTTCCTCATCGCCCTGGAGCGCGAATGCATAGGCACAGGCTGCGGTTGCGAGTCCGGCAACTGCATCCGGATCGTTTACCCTCAGCTGCCAAACCCCGGACTCCAGGCGTTGAAGTGCCCTCGTGAGGTGGCCACGGTGGAGGTCGACGATTCCCTGTCCGATCTCGAACATCCCGCCGAGCCTGGCCTGCTCGTCCCACGACTCCGAGGTGCCCGCGAGGAAGTCTGCGGCTTCCCGGTACTTGGCCGACAGGAGCAGGAGCAGCAGGAACCGACCCCGGATTTCCCGGATCGAACCGTCGGACAGGTCAAGCGTGCCGGCGGCCAGAATGACTTGCCTCCCGAGTCCGACCGCACCCAGGATGTCGCCGGTGACCGCCTTCGCCTCACTCACAAGGCTCGCGGCCATGACCTTTGCTTCGCTGCCCAAGTCCGTGGCATCCACATTCTGGAAAATTTGCAGGACATCACCGTACCGGCCTTCGAAGGCGGCCAGCTCGGCATAAGCCAGGCGGACACGCTCACCAACCATCGTCAGCCCAGCCCCGGGGTCCCCTGACGCCGTCAGCCGCAGTTCAATCTCCTGCAGCCGGGCCAGTGCGCTTGCCGCCGCTGCCGGGCTGCGCCTGTCCAGCTCGGCCCACAGCAGTTGAAGGGGGGCCCACTCATCCAGGGCAAGTCCATCGCCGGCGCGCAGTTCAACGTCAGCCAGGACACGGCGTGCTGCTTCGTCATTGTGCAAGGACATATGCGCTCTGGCAGATTCGACGGCCACTTCGGCGAGCTTCTCCTTGCCCGCGATTTCCCGGGTGAATCTGAGGGCGGACTGCGGATCGGATGCTTTGTTCGCGAGGCGGGCCGCGGCCAGGGCCAGCCCGGGCTCCACGTCTTCCCCGCAGTCCAAAGCCCACGCCACTGCGGTGGATCCCGTGAACGCGTCGAGGTCCTGGTCCTGGAGAACAGCACCCAACCGGCGGCGAAGCTCTGCACTGCGGCCGGGCGGAACCACACTGGCAACGATTCCGGCCGTGACCGGGTTGGCGATGCTCACCATGGGCGGATGGTCATGGCTGACGTGGATCAGCCCGCGCTCCTGGAGCGTATCGATGTCCTGCGCCTTGGACACGCTCATGAGGGTCTGCAGCGGCAGCGCTCCGGCGAGCGACAAAAGCTCAAAAACATCGCGCTGGCCAGGGCTGAGCCGGTTCAGGCGGGCCTTGAGAACATCCCTGATTTCACCGGCCAGAGCCACCGGTTTCTCCCCCAAAACCCAGGAATCCTCGTGGCGGACAATCGTGCCGAGCTTGATCTGCTCCCGGGCCAGGGAGTGCAGGAAGAGCGGATTGCCGCCGCTGGCGTTCCAGAGGGCACGTGCCGCTGTGTGGGAAAAGTGTCCGCCGTACTCATGGGCAAGGCTGTCCGCCGTTTCGCTGAAATCGAAGGGCCCAAGATCCACCCTGCGCAGCAGGTCGTCCTTCCAGAGCCCCATGATGTCGCTCCCCAGATTAGGCAGGTCAACGCACGCTGCGAGCAACAGGACGTGTCCACCGGCGCAGAGCTGGGCAACCATCATGGTGGAGAGCTCATCGAGGTCATGTGCATTGTCGACAAAGAGGACGACGCTGCGGCCCTGGGCCCGGTTGTGAAGCAATTGGGTCAAGCCACGCAGCACCATCAGTGGGTGCTCAAGGTGGGATGCATCAAGTTCGTTGAGCAGTACGCTGAGCGCCCCGTAAGGAAGTTTGGAGGAAATGGAGCTGCCCCGGACCTGAACCACCAGGTAGTCTTCACCGAGCTTCTCGAGGGCCCGCTGGGCAACAAAGGACTTTCCTGCCCCGTGTTCCCCAACAATCACGGCCCCGCAGCCCGATCCCGAGGTCAGGGCCGCTACCACCTCCGCAA
This DNA window, taken from Pseudarthrobacter sp. ATCC 49987, encodes the following:
- a CDS encoding LuxR C-terminal-related transcriptional regulator, with amino-acid sequence MYQQEAGLPAGSGRTDVMSAAQRPGKGRPEKHYTRHKTVAEVVAALTSGSGCGAVIVGEHGAGKSFVAQRALEKLGEDYLVVQVRGSSISSKLPYGALSVLLNELDASHLEHPLMVLRGLTQLLHNRAQGRSVVLFVDNAHDLDELSTMMVAQLCAGGHVLLLAACVDLPNLGSDIMGLWKDDLLRRVDLGPFDFSETADSLAHEYGGHFSHTAARALWNASGGNPLFLHSLAREQIKLGTIVRHEDSWVLGEKPVALAGEIRDVLKARLNRLSPGQRDVFELLSLAGALPLQTLMSVSKAQDIDTLQERGLIHVSHDHPPMVSIANPVTAGIVASVVPPGRSAELRRRLGAVLQDQDLDAFTGSTAVAWALDCGEDVEPGLALAAARLANKASDPQSALRFTREIAGKEKLAEVAVESARAHMSLHNDEAARRVLADVELRAGDGLALDEWAPLQLLWAELDRRSPAAAASALARLQEIELRLTASGDPGAGLTMVGERVRLAYAELAAFEGRYGDVLQIFQNVDATDLGSEAKVMAASLVSEAKAVTGDILGAVGLGRQVILAAGTLDLSDGSIREIRGRFLLLLLLSAKYREAADFLAGTSESWDEQARLGGMFEIGQGIVDLHRGHLTRALQRLESGVWQLRVNDPDAVAGLATAACAYAFALQGDEEKAGALLVEIEELQRRAPWLVNRITRYFELSAKAEIGQKTEALRALKLEADMDTEASALATGLQFLSAVARLGDRQASQKLSDLAGQVTGQFAGLCSRLAEGLKDADSEELLATSKDADAAGNAVFARDVTRKAVSCANDAGNRISLRMAQRTQQSLEDRFGNPRNGVLSLLNATLTARESEVAVRAAAGTSNRKIADEMHVSVRTVEGHLYQVYAKLHVASRSELKDVISGPVEHARLG